TCAGCAGTGTTCACTCAGGCGCTGTGGGAAGAGTTCGTCCACGACATCGGATATCGCTTGGTAGATCCGTATGTCGATGACGCGATCGACGGACTGGAAAAATACCTCATCAAAATCGGCCTGATTGCCCCAACGAATAGCGAGGCGTGACATGAAAATCAAAGATACGGCAACCATCTCGGGGCATGCCCTCCTTGTCCAGTTCCTGGCTACGGGTAGCTCCCGTCAACTCTCGGTAATCCGCCTTGATCAAGGGGTTACGCTTTCGGTCGGGGATGACAACTTGTCCCTCTTCGCGACTCTGCACGAGACCGGTAAGCGCGTGCTCATCGACAGTTTTTCCGGAGCCCACCTTGCAGATAACGCGCTGCAGGAAGTTCGTCACCTGGTGAGCCGGTACATGCTTCGTCGCAGAGTAGCGAGCTGGCTCACTGGGGCGCTCAAATGGATCGTGGCCCCTATTGTGGCGTTGATGTTTGTGCTGTCACTCAACACGATTGCCACGGCAATGTTGGTCAGTGGCGGTAGCAATGGTGTCGTGCATCCAGCGGTTCAGATGAACACGGGTGTTCCGCGCGAGGTTGCCGCTACTGCCCCGTCCGCGTTGAGCGATGCTGTCCCCCGCCCGGAGCCAGGTGCGTTAGCAAGTGCGTTGGAGTCCGGAGCCAACTCTGGCAAGTATTCGGTCACTATCTCTGAAGGTACCAAGGGAACACTCTATGTGTTCTCTGATCCTTCGTGTCCCTATTGCCGTCGCCTCGAGCCTGTTCTCGAAGCTCTTTCAAGCGACTACAAGGTCGTTGTGTTCCCGGTTTCTGTTGTTGGTGGCCGGCAGAGCCAGAGCCTATTGAATACTGTTTTCTGCACCCCGGCGGGCCAAGGTCGAGCTTCCGCATGGAAGGCAATTGCCCAAGGTGATCATGGGTCTGCCAGTGCAGAGAGCTGCGCTGATTCCTCTGAAGCTATTGCAGCCAACGACGAGTTCTTCCGTGCGATGAACTTCCCAGGCACACCGACAATCATCAATGCCGCTGGCATGGAGTTCCCGACAAATCGCCGCGCTGATGCGGAGAACCTCGCGGCATGGGCTGCTCTCGAGCAGAAAGCAAGCCGATGAGCCTTACGCGTCTCTGGAGTGCGTCCTGATGGCGAGATTCGTTCGGTTCAGCGATAAGTTTCTCGATGACCTTCGTGAGGAAGTTGATCTGCCGGCCCTTGTCGCCGAAGAGATCAAGCTGCGTCGCTCCGGCGGTAACTTTGTCGCCCGATGCCCATTCCACGAGGAAAAGTCGCCATCCTTTCATGTCAGCGCAACTCGCAACACCTTCCGCTGCTATGGCTGTCCGGCCCGGGGAGATGCTATCGAATGGGTTATGCGCAGGCAGCACAAGTCGTTCCACGAAGCCGTGCTTTACCTAGCCCATCGTTTCGGGATCGAGCTTCCGCCGGCAGAAGAAGAGAGCCCGGACGATCAGCAGCGGCGGAAACGTCTGGCCAGACTCTATCAAGCGCTGAATGAGGTCGGCAGGGTCTATGTTCGTGGATTGAAGAAGAACCCTGCAGGGCTCCGCTACCTGGTTGATACCAGGGGCTTCACTGAAAGCTCTGTCGAGTTGTTCGGCATAGGCGCGGTTGCAAGTGGAGTTCTCCCGTTTCTAAAGGGGTTTTCCGACCAAGAGCTGATCGAAGCCGGTATTGCTGCCGTCGACTCGGCGGGCGAACGGGTCTACGACCGCTTCAGGAACCGGATCATGTTCCCTATCCACAACGAATCCGGGAACCTGGTGGGATTCGCCGGCAGAACCATCCTGGAAAATCCTGGCAAGGCTCCCAAATACTTGAATTGCCCGGAGACCGACCTCTTCCATAAGGGCCGCGAGCTATACGGTCTCCATATCGCCAAGACCGCGATCAGAAAAGACCGACTTGCTGTCGTGGGTGAAGGCTATTTCGATGTGATTCGAGCACACCAAGAGGGTGATCCACGCGTGGTCGCCCCGATGGGCACTGCCCTGACGGCGGTGCAGATGAAGCGGCTCCTACTTCATGCCGATACGGTCGTGTTTGCCTTCGACGGTGATCGCGCCGGCAGGCGCGCCGCGCTATCAGCCGCGGCCATTTTGCTTGAAACAATGAAGGATGGTCAGACTGGGAAATTCCTATTTCTGCCTGCAGGACACGACCCTGACTCGTTTATCCGTGCTGAAGGCATTCAGGCGTGGCTTGAACAGGTTGAATCAGCAGTACCGTTGAGTCAGTTCCTGAGCGATTACGTAGTTCATCGCCTCGATCGGTCTCTGCCTGAGTCCCAAGTGAACGCTGCCGCCCGGGCGAGCGCGATTCTTTCACGCCTGCAGAAGGCATTGGTATTTCGTCACGCATTGCGCTTGCGGTTCGAAGAACTGATCGGCGTCCCGCTCGGCTGAGGATTTTTCAATGGCACTCGATCAACATCACGAGATAGATCCCGGCAGTATCACGCGGGACACGCGATCGGTCTGGGACCGGTCGATGGCGCGCCTATTTCGTCCAACCAACTACCGCAACGCGCTGATTGTGTTCGCCGTTGTGCAGTTGGCCCTGCCCTCGCTCTGGCCGGTGTGGGTGTTCATTCTGCTGATGACGAATATGTCGTTTGCAGAGCAGAAATTCATGATGCCTCTTCGGCTACCGATGGATGTCGGCGGCGTGGACAAAACGGACTTCTACGAGGAGTTGATTGAGGAGAGCAAGCTGTTCGGCCTCATCCGAAAATCTCGTACGGCGCGCCGTTTTCTGGCTGCTGGCGGGATCCTCTATCTAGGATTCTTCCGCTCACCTGATCGTGAAGAGCAAGGCAGGGAGCTATGGCTGACAAACTCCGACGCTCGAACGCACCTCTTTTTGCCAGGCACCACCGGGAGCGGTAAAAGCGAAACCCTAATGGGTATTGCCTATAACG
Above is a genomic segment from Stutzerimonas stutzeri containing:
- a CDS encoding thioredoxin fold domain-containing protein, with the protein product MKIKDTATISGHALLVQFLATGSSRQLSVIRLDQGVTLSVGDDNLSLFATLHETGKRVLIDSFSGAHLADNALQEVRHLVSRYMLRRRVASWLTGALKWIVAPIVALMFVLSLNTIATAMLVSGGSNGVVHPAVQMNTGVPREVAATAPSALSDAVPRPEPGALASALESGANSGKYSVTISEGTKGTLYVFSDPSCPYCRRLEPVLEALSSDYKVVVFPVSVVGGRQSQSLLNTVFCTPAGQGRASAWKAIAQGDHGSASAESCADSSEAIAANDEFFRAMNFPGTPTIINAAGMEFPTNRRADAENLAAWAALEQKASR
- the dnaG gene encoding DNA primase, with amino-acid sequence MARFVRFSDKFLDDLREEVDLPALVAEEIKLRRSGGNFVARCPFHEEKSPSFHVSATRNTFRCYGCPARGDAIEWVMRRQHKSFHEAVLYLAHRFGIELPPAEEESPDDQQRRKRLARLYQALNEVGRVYVRGLKKNPAGLRYLVDTRGFTESSVELFGIGAVASGVLPFLKGFSDQELIEAGIAAVDSAGERVYDRFRNRIMFPIHNESGNLVGFAGRTILENPGKAPKYLNCPETDLFHKGRELYGLHIAKTAIRKDRLAVVGEGYFDVIRAHQEGDPRVVAPMGTALTAVQMKRLLLHADTVVFAFDGDRAGRRAALSAAAILLETMKDGQTGKFLFLPAGHDPDSFIRAEGIQAWLEQVESAVPLSQFLSDYVVHRLDRSLPESQVNAAARASAILSRLQKALVFRHALRLRFEELIGVPLG